A stretch of Lactuca sativa cultivar Salinas chromosome 6, Lsat_Salinas_v11, whole genome shotgun sequence DNA encodes these proteins:
- the LOC111887451 gene encoding cationic amino acid transporter 2, vacuolar isoform X2, which produces MQKLGGCAGECWGGFVGCLVRRKQVDASVARAEGFQLAKRLSVFDLIAIGVGATIGAGVYILVGTVAKEQTGPAITISFLIAGIAAGLSALCYAELACRCPSAGSAYHYSYLCVGEGVAWLIGWSLILEYTLGGAAVARGISPNMAVFFGGPDKLPAFLTRPTILGIVVDPCAAVLVFIITGLLCTGIKESSLAQGIITTINVIALLFIIVVGGYVGFKTQWVGYKVPGGYFPYGANGVLAGSATVFFSYVGFDAVTSTAEEVKNPQRDVSAVVIGLVPCSQLDPDTPIASAFASYGMNGAVYVITIGSVTALCAALIGGILPQPRILMAMARDGLLPSFFADINKRTHVPVKSTIATGIFIASLAFSMNVDQLAGMVSVGTLLAFTAVAISVLILRYIPPETTLLQSPSPESEFNNDNKDLTQKDKGDEARRRKMAAWSISIVCAGVIVFASAASAKAIPIVPRVTLCGLGSAALLSGLAVLTSIDQDDARLTFGETGGFLCPFVPFLPVACILVNTYLLINLGIGTWIRVSVWLVIGVLVYVLYGRKHSLLVDAVYMPIMDENEHEIDYIS; this is translated from the exons ATGCAAAAACTTGGTGGATGCGCTGGAGAATGTTGGGGTGGATTCGTGGGATGTTTAGTGAGGAGAAAACAGGTTGATGCAAGTGTCGCTAGAGCTGAGGGCTTTCAGTTGGCCAAACGTCTCTCTGTTTTTGATCTCATCGCCATTG GAGTTGGAGCAACAATTGGAGCTGGAGTTTACATTCTTGTTGGAACAGTTGCTAAAGAGCAAACAGGGCCTGCAATCACAATATCATTCCTCATAGCCGGAATAGCAGCTGGACTTTCAGCATTATGTTATGCAGAACTGGCATGTCGTTGCCCATCTGCAGGGAGTGCATATCACTATTCCTACTTATGTGTTGGAGAAGG TGTTGCTTGGTTGATTGGTTGGTCCCTAATTCTTGAATACACTCTTGGTGGAGCAGCAGTCGCCCGTGGCATATCCCCAAATATG GCTGTGTTTTTTGGAGGTCCAGATAAGCTTCCTGCTTTCTTAACCCGACCCACCATTCTTGGAATTGTAGTTGATCCTTGTGCTGCTGTTTTAGTCTTCATTATAACTGGACTACTCTGCACTGGAATCAAAGAG AGTTCATTGGCTCAAGGCATAATTACAACCATAAACGTTATAGCCTTGCTTTTCATCATAGTAGTTGGTGGATACGTAGGTTTCAAGACTCAATGGGTGGGATATAAGGTTCCAGGCGG GTATTTTCCATATGGAGCTAATGGAGTACTTGCTGGATCTGCAACCGTTTTTTTCTCATATGTTGGTTTTGATGCAGTAACCAGCACAGCAGAAGAG GTGAAGAATCCTCAGAGAGAT GTATCTGCTGTTGTGATTGGTTTGGTGCCATGTTCCCAATTAGACCCTGATACCCCTATCGCCTCTGCTTTTGCTAGTTATGGAATGAATGGAGCAGT ATACGTTATAACAATCGGATCTGTTACTGCTCTCTGTGCTGCTTTAATCGGTGGAATCCTTCCTCAA CCACGAATCCTAATGGCAATGGCAAGAGATGGtttacttccatctttctttgcAGATATAAATAAACGAACTCATGTTCCAGTGAAAAGTACAATTGCAACTGGAATCTTTATTGCTTCCCTTGCATTTTCCATGAATGTTGACCAATTAGCAGGCATG GTTAGTGTAGGGACATTATTGGCATTTACTGCTGTTGCAATTTCAGTCTTGATTCTCCGATATATTCCTCCCGAAACTACCCTCCTCCAATCACCATCCCCAGAATCAGAATTCAATAATGATAATAAAGATTTAACTCAAAAAG ATAAAGGAGACGAAGCAAGAAGAAGGAAGATGGCTGCTTGGAGTATATCCATTGTTTGTGCAGGAGTGATTGTGTTTGCATCTGCGGCTTCAGCCAAAGCCATTCCGAT TGTTCCTCGGGTCACATTATGTGGGCTGGGATCTGCTGCGCTATTGTCCGGTCTAGCTGTGTTGACCAGCATTGACCAGGATGATGCCAGACTCACCTTTGGAGAAACTGGAG GTTTCCTATGCCCATTTGTGCCATTTCTGCCTGTTGCTTGTATTCTTGTGAACACTTACCTTCTTATAAACCTTGG AATTGGGACATGGATACGGGTTTCAGTGTGGCTGGTGATTGGTGTGTTGGTTTATGTGTTGTATGGAAGGAAACATAGCTTGCTAGTGGATGCTGTATACATGCCAATTATGGATGAAAATGAACATGAAATCGATTACATTTCATag
- the LOC111887451 gene encoding cationic amino acid transporter 2, vacuolar isoform X1, which produces MQKLGGCAGECWGGFVGCLVRRKQVDASVARAEGFQLAKRLSVFDLIAIGVGATIGAGVYILVGTVAKEQTGPAITISFLIAGIAAGLSALCYAELACRCPSAGSAYHYSYLCVGEGVAWLIGWSLILEYTLGGAAVARGISPNMAVFFGGPDKLPAFLTRPTILGIVVDPCAAVLVFIITGLLCTGIKESSLAQGIITTINVIALLFIIVVGGYVGFKTQWVGYKVPGGYFPYGANGVLAGSATVFFSYVGFDAVTSTAEEVKNPQRDLPIGIGVSLFTCCVLYMLVSAVVIGLVPCSQLDPDTPIASAFASYGMNGAVYVITIGSVTALCAALIGGILPQPRILMAMARDGLLPSFFADINKRTHVPVKSTIATGIFIASLAFSMNVDQLAGMVSVGTLLAFTAVAISVLILRYIPPETTLLQSPSPESEFNNDNKDLTQKDKGDEARRRKMAAWSISIVCAGVIVFASAASAKAIPIVPRVTLCGLGSAALLSGLAVLTSIDQDDARLTFGETGGFLCPFVPFLPVACILVNTYLLINLGIGTWIRVSVWLVIGVLVYVLYGRKHSLLVDAVYMPIMDENEHEIDYIS; this is translated from the exons ATGCAAAAACTTGGTGGATGCGCTGGAGAATGTTGGGGTGGATTCGTGGGATGTTTAGTGAGGAGAAAACAGGTTGATGCAAGTGTCGCTAGAGCTGAGGGCTTTCAGTTGGCCAAACGTCTCTCTGTTTTTGATCTCATCGCCATTG GAGTTGGAGCAACAATTGGAGCTGGAGTTTACATTCTTGTTGGAACAGTTGCTAAAGAGCAAACAGGGCCTGCAATCACAATATCATTCCTCATAGCCGGAATAGCAGCTGGACTTTCAGCATTATGTTATGCAGAACTGGCATGTCGTTGCCCATCTGCAGGGAGTGCATATCACTATTCCTACTTATGTGTTGGAGAAGG TGTTGCTTGGTTGATTGGTTGGTCCCTAATTCTTGAATACACTCTTGGTGGAGCAGCAGTCGCCCGTGGCATATCCCCAAATATG GCTGTGTTTTTTGGAGGTCCAGATAAGCTTCCTGCTTTCTTAACCCGACCCACCATTCTTGGAATTGTAGTTGATCCTTGTGCTGCTGTTTTAGTCTTCATTATAACTGGACTACTCTGCACTGGAATCAAAGAG AGTTCATTGGCTCAAGGCATAATTACAACCATAAACGTTATAGCCTTGCTTTTCATCATAGTAGTTGGTGGATACGTAGGTTTCAAGACTCAATGGGTGGGATATAAGGTTCCAGGCGG GTATTTTCCATATGGAGCTAATGGAGTACTTGCTGGATCTGCAACCGTTTTTTTCTCATATGTTGGTTTTGATGCAGTAACCAGCACAGCAGAAGAG GTGAAGAATCCTCAGAGAGATTTACCTATTGGGATTGGGGTATCACTGTTTACATGCTGTGTTTTGTATATGCTTGTATCTGCTGTTGTGATTGGTTTGGTGCCATGTTCCCAATTAGACCCTGATACCCCTATCGCCTCTGCTTTTGCTAGTTATGGAATGAATGGAGCAGT ATACGTTATAACAATCGGATCTGTTACTGCTCTCTGTGCTGCTTTAATCGGTGGAATCCTTCCTCAA CCACGAATCCTAATGGCAATGGCAAGAGATGGtttacttccatctttctttgcAGATATAAATAAACGAACTCATGTTCCAGTGAAAAGTACAATTGCAACTGGAATCTTTATTGCTTCCCTTGCATTTTCCATGAATGTTGACCAATTAGCAGGCATG GTTAGTGTAGGGACATTATTGGCATTTACTGCTGTTGCAATTTCAGTCTTGATTCTCCGATATATTCCTCCCGAAACTACCCTCCTCCAATCACCATCCCCAGAATCAGAATTCAATAATGATAATAAAGATTTAACTCAAAAAG ATAAAGGAGACGAAGCAAGAAGAAGGAAGATGGCTGCTTGGAGTATATCCATTGTTTGTGCAGGAGTGATTGTGTTTGCATCTGCGGCTTCAGCCAAAGCCATTCCGAT TGTTCCTCGGGTCACATTATGTGGGCTGGGATCTGCTGCGCTATTGTCCGGTCTAGCTGTGTTGACCAGCATTGACCAGGATGATGCCAGACTCACCTTTGGAGAAACTGGAG GTTTCCTATGCCCATTTGTGCCATTTCTGCCTGTTGCTTGTATTCTTGTGAACACTTACCTTCTTATAAACCTTGG AATTGGGACATGGATACGGGTTTCAGTGTGGCTGGTGATTGGTGTGTTGGTTTATGTGTTGTATGGAAGGAAACATAGCTTGCTAGTGGATGCTGTATACATGCCAATTATGGATGAAAATGAACATGAAATCGATTACATTTCATag